The DNA segment CCCTTAGCCCTCCTGATGTGGAGGAGTATAGACAACAGGTTGCCGATCCTATAGCCGCATATCAGATGGTATCAATATTAGAGGGCGTGGTGCAAAGAGGTACTGGGCGTAATCTGGTATCGTTAGAAAAAATACTTGCTGGAAAAACAGGAACGACTAACGATAGTTTTGACGGGTGGTTTATGGGTTTTAGTGCTAATCTGGCAATAGGTGTGTATGTTGGATTTGATACGCCGAGAAGTCTTGGAAGGAATGAAACGGGAGCATCGGTTGCCTTGCCTATATGGAAAGAATTTGCAAGGCAGGCATTACAAAATGAGCCTGATCTACCGTTTAGAAGACCCTCCGGCGTAAAGCTTGTAAAGATAGATGCAAAAACAGGTTTGCTGCCTTCACCCGATACCCCGAAAGATCAGATTATTTTTGAAGCTTTCAGGGCAGGAACCGAGCCTGACTCCGCAACTTCAAACGCATTTGAACAAAAATTAAACGGTAACGGTTTTAATGAAGATTTCGGCAATGGTGGAATTTATTAATATTGATAACGGTTAGATATGAAGCCTGAAATACATGATTTAATTGACGATATAAAAAGTGATCTGGAGTTAATAAGGAGGTCTCTTTGACTGGGATACATCCGTAAAACGTCTTGAGGAGTTGAACACCCTTTGCGAAGCACCCGACCTTTGGAATGATAATGAAAAAGCAAGCAGCCTTTTAAAAGAAAGGACTTTCCTTGAAAACTCATTGAACGGCTATAATGAATCAAAGCAGGTTCTGGAAGATTGTGTTGAGCTTATAAGTCTTGGTGAAGAAGAAAAAGACGAAGATACCGTAAACGAGTCTGAAAAAGAATTGAAAAAACTAGCCAAAAAATTAAAAAGCAAAGTTGTAGAATGTCTGTTTTCAGGTGAAGCCGATTCCAATGACTGCTTCATGGAAATACATGCAGGAGCAGGCGGAACAGAGTCTCAGGACTGGGCTGAAATGCTGCTTAGAATGTATCTTAGATGGGCTGAAAGGCATGATTTTGAAACTGAAATAATTGACGAAAATGTCGGAGAAGAAGCCGGTATAAAATCAGCTACCTTCAAAATATGCGGTCATAACAGCTATGGCTGGTCAAGAACCGAAAGCGGCGTACATCGTCTTGTACGGATATCACCTTTTGACAGTAATGCCAGACGACACACTTCTTTTGCTAGTGTGTGGGTATATCCCGTGGTTGACGATAATATTGAAATAGAGATTGATGAAAAGGATTTACGGGTTGATACTTTCCGTGCGTCAGGTGCAGGAGGGCAGCACGTTAACAAAACAGACAGCGCTATCCGTATAACCCATATCCCCACCAACATCGTTGTGCAGTGCCAAAATAGCCGTTCACAACACAGAAATAGGGCGGAGGCATATAGTATGCTGCGTTCACGCCTTTATGAATTGGAGCTGCAGAAAAAACAACAGGCACAGGACGCAGTTAATGAAAGCAAGACCGAGATAGGTTGGGGGCATCAGATACGCTCATATGTCCTTCACCCTTACCAGATGATAAAAGACCTACGTACAGGTTATGAAACAAGTAATACGACGGCAGTTTTAGATGGCGATTTGGACGAGTTCATCAATGCTAGCCTGACTGAGCAGCTATAGTATAACACTATAGTAAATTAACTTTTCAACAATGCTGTCATCCCCCGAATTTTCGTAGAAAATTATAGGGGGATCTCAGTTTAATTTGTAGAGATCCCCGAACAAGTCGGGGATGACAATCCTAACTCTTGAAAAGTTAAAATACTATATATTTGATGCAGAGCGTTGTTTGTGCTATAATATTTGTAAAAATATCGGAGGAAAACTTGCCGGATAAACAAAATGATGAAGACCGTAAATTAGTAGAAGCAATAGATAATGTTTTTTACGATCTTGTAAAAGATGACGGTCATTCAAAAGAGCTTACTAAAAAAGAAGAGATACGTGAAGAAAAAGAACAAAAACGTAAGCGTGAGGCAATGCTTGCTCATGCAACGGTAGATGAAGGATTAAATAAGGATTCGTTA comes from the Pseudomonadota bacterium genome and includes:
- the prfB gene encoding peptide chain release factor 2 (programmed frameshift), with the protein product MKPEIHDLIDDIKSDLELIRRSLDWDTSVKRLEELNTLCEAPDLWNDNEKASSLLKERTFLENSLNGYNESKQVLEDCVELISLGEEEKDEDTVNESEKELKKLAKKLKSKVVECLFSGEADSNDCFMEIHAGAGGTESQDWAEMLLRMYLRWAERHDFETEIIDENVGEEAGIKSATFKICGHNSYGWSRTESGVHRLVRISPFDSNARRHTSFASVWVYPVVDDNIEIEIDEKDLRVDTFRASGAGGQHVNKTDSAIRITHIPTNIVVQCQNSRSQHRNRAEAYSMLRSRLYELELQKKQQAQDAVNESKTEIGWGHQIRSYVLHPYQMIKDLRTGYETSNTTAVLDGDLDEFINASLTEQL